In a single window of the Mycobacterium sp. 050128 genome:
- a CDS encoding class 1 fructose-bisphosphatase yields the protein MLTDHTTLVQFLIEERRRHPDASGDLNGLILDVALACKAIAKRVAAGALGGVLGSSENTNVQGEVQQKLDVVANDYFLRATEWGGHVAGMVSEELEEPYPLPVEYPRGKYLLMFDPLDGSSNIDVNVSVGSIFSIVMAASPGADPEPQDFLQPGSRQVCAGYAIYGPSTMLVLSVGTGVHAFTLDPNLGEFILTRQSIQIPETTKEFAINASNQRFWEPAVQRYVQECLAGRSGPRQKDFNMRWVASLVAETHRILTRGGVFLYPRDSREPVKPGRLRLLYEANPVAFLIEQAGGAASTGRKRVLDVVPSELHQRVSLIFGAREEVSRIEEYHEESYELTPTLPLYGTRGLFRTAAG from the coding sequence ATGCTTACTGATCACACGACCCTGGTCCAGTTTCTGATCGAGGAGCGACGCCGTCACCCAGACGCGTCGGGGGACCTCAACGGCCTTATTCTCGACGTTGCGTTGGCCTGCAAGGCGATCGCGAAGCGTGTGGCCGCAGGAGCTCTCGGCGGGGTGCTTGGCTCGAGTGAAAACACCAACGTCCAAGGCGAGGTGCAGCAGAAGCTGGACGTCGTGGCCAACGACTACTTCTTGCGCGCCACGGAGTGGGGCGGTCACGTGGCCGGGATGGTCTCCGAGGAGCTCGAGGAGCCCTACCCGTTGCCGGTCGAATATCCAAGAGGCAAGTACCTGCTGATGTTCGATCCCCTCGATGGCTCGTCGAATATTGACGTCAATGTCTCGGTTGGCAGCATCTTCTCGATTGTCATGGCCGCGAGCCCCGGTGCGGACCCTGAACCGCAGGATTTCTTGCAGCCAGGATCGCGCCAGGTCTGCGCCGGGTACGCCATCTACGGTCCGTCGACGATGCTGGTCCTTTCCGTAGGTACCGGTGTCCATGCCTTTACTCTGGACCCGAATCTTGGAGAGTTCATTCTGACTCGTCAGTCGATCCAAATCCCAGAAACTACCAAGGAATTCGCGATCAACGCTTCGAATCAGCGGTTCTGGGAACCGGCGGTGCAGCGGTATGTTCAGGAGTGTCTCGCCGGCCGTTCTGGGCCCCGGCAGAAGGATTTCAATATGCGCTGGGTCGCGTCGCTGGTGGCTGAGACACACCGGATTCTCACCCGTGGAGGAGTTTTCCTCTACCCGCGTGACTCGCGCGAGCCCGTCAAGCCGGGCCGCTTACGGCTGCTCTACGAGGCAAATCCCGTAGCGTTTTTGATCGAGCAAGCCGGCGGCGCGGCCAGCACCGGAAGAAAGCGGGTGCTGGACGTGGTTCCAAGCGAGCTGCACCAACGCGTGTCACTCATCTTCGGGGCCCGCGAGGAAGTCAGCCGTATCGAGGAGTACCACGAAGAGAGCTACGAGCTGACCCCCACGTTGCCCCTGTACGGCACCCGCGGCTTGTTCCGCACAGCGGCGGGCTGA
- a CDS encoding phosphoglycerate kinase, with translation MGVPNLEDLLSEGVSGRSVLVRSDLNVPLDGDGVITDPGRITASVPTLQALLDAGAKVVLTAHLGRPTEGPDPMLSLAPVAAALGEQLGRHVQLAGDVVGTDALARAEGLTDGDILLLENIRFDPRETSKDDGQRLALAKQLAELVSPGGAFVSDGFGVVHRKQASVYDVATLLPHYAGTLVADEIEVLERLCSSTERPYAVVLGGSKVSDKLGVIESLATKADSIVIGGGMCFTFLAAQGYSVGDSLLEEDMVETCRNLLDTYADVLRLPGDIVVTERFSADSPPQFVAANAIPDDQIGLDIGPGSVKRFATLLSNAKTVFWNGPMGVFEFPAYAAGTRGVAEAIVAATAKGAFSVVGGGDSAAAVRALKIPEDAFSHISTGGGASLEYLEGKELPGIEVLGRPQASEGAS, from the coding sequence GTGGGCGTCCCAAACCTCGAAGACCTTCTCTCCGAAGGTGTTTCGGGTCGCAGCGTGCTGGTGCGTTCCGATCTGAATGTGCCGCTCGACGGCGACGGTGTCATTACCGACCCCGGCCGGATCACCGCGTCGGTGCCGACGTTGCAGGCGCTGTTGGATGCCGGCGCCAAGGTCGTGCTGACCGCGCACCTGGGGCGTCCCACCGAAGGACCGGATCCGATGTTGTCGCTGGCGCCGGTCGCGGCCGCGCTGGGCGAGCAGCTGGGCCGGCACGTGCAGCTGGCCGGCGACGTTGTCGGCACCGATGCGCTGGCGCGTGCTGAGGGTCTGACCGACGGCGACATCCTGCTGCTGGAGAACATCCGCTTCGACCCGCGCGAGACCAGCAAGGACGACGGTCAGCGCTTGGCGTTGGCCAAGCAGCTGGCCGAATTGGTCTCGCCGGGAGGGGCTTTCGTCTCCGACGGGTTTGGCGTGGTGCACCGCAAGCAGGCCTCGGTGTACGACGTCGCCACCCTGCTGCCGCACTACGCGGGCACGCTGGTGGCCGACGAGATCGAGGTGCTGGAACGGCTCTGCAGCTCCACCGAGCGGCCCTACGCCGTCGTGCTCGGCGGATCCAAGGTGTCCGACAAACTCGGCGTCATCGAGTCGCTGGCAACCAAGGCCGACAGCATCGTGATCGGCGGCGGGATGTGCTTCACATTCCTTGCCGCACAGGGATATTCGGTGGGCGATTCGCTACTCGAAGAGGACATGGTCGAGACCTGTCGCAACCTGCTGGACACCTACGCCGACGTGTTGCGCCTGCCCGGCGATATCGTGGTGACCGAACGCTTCAGCGCCGATTCGCCCCCGCAGTTCGTGGCCGCCAATGCGATTCCAGACGACCAGATAGGTCTGGATATCGGCCCGGGTTCGGTCAAGCGGTTCGCCACGCTGTTGTCCAACGCCAAGACCGTCTTCTGGAACGGGCCGATGGGCGTCTTCGAATTCCCGGCGTACGCCGCCGGCACCCGAGGTGTCGCCGAGGCCATTGTCGCGGCGACGGCCAAGGGCGCGTTCAGTGTGGTGGGCGGTGGGGATTCCGCCGCCGCCGTGCGGGCGCTGAAGATCCCGGAAGACGCCTTCTCGCACATCTCCACCGGCGGTGGCGCGTCACTGGAATACCTGGAAGGCAAGGAGCTGCCCGGCATCGAGGTGTTGGGCCGCCCGCAGGCGAGCGAAGGAGCGTCGTGA
- the hypB gene encoding hydrogenase nickel incorporation protein HypB, giving the protein MGRFHRHDHDHNHDHPHHDESVALDDHGDHTGYATGSERLIVLERIFDENDKTAAANRSDFGTAGLTAVNLMSSPGAGKTTLLQETLRQLHNQLRIGVIEGDIETSIDADRLSGFGAAISLVNTANGFGGECHLDAPMVRSALARLQLADLDLLVIENVGNLVCPAEFDVGAHASAMVYSITEGEEKPLKYPVMFRAADVVIVNKLDLNPHLDYDLPTFYANLNSVNPGVTVIETSARTGSGIDKWCEWLTDLHRATHATTATA; this is encoded by the coding sequence ATGGGTAGATTCCACCGGCACGACCACGACCACAATCACGACCATCCGCACCACGATGAGTCGGTCGCGTTGGACGACCACGGTGACCACACCGGCTACGCGACCGGCAGCGAACGGCTCATAGTACTCGAGCGAATCTTCGACGAGAACGACAAGACCGCGGCGGCCAACCGCAGCGACTTCGGCACTGCGGGTTTGACAGCAGTAAACCTCATGTCCTCCCCGGGCGCAGGCAAGACGACGCTGCTGCAAGAGACTCTCCGTCAGCTGCATAACCAGTTGCGGATTGGTGTCATTGAGGGTGACATTGAAACCAGCATCGACGCTGACCGACTCAGCGGCTTCGGGGCTGCGATTTCGCTTGTCAACACCGCCAATGGATTCGGTGGGGAATGCCATCTGGATGCGCCGATGGTGCGTTCAGCTCTGGCTCGACTGCAGTTAGCCGACCTAGACTTGCTTGTCATTGAGAATGTTGGAAACCTTGTGTGCCCGGCGGAATTTGATGTTGGAGCACACGCGAGTGCGATGGTGTATTCCATCACCGAGGGCGAAGAGAAGCCGTTGAAGTACCCGGTGATGTTTCGCGCGGCAGATGTCGTGATCGTCAACAAACTGGATTTGAATCCCCACCTCGACTACGACCTGCCGACGTTCTACGCCAACCTCAACTCGGTTAACCCCGGCGTGACGGTGATCGAGACGAGCGCCCGGACTGGCTCGGGGATCGACAAGTGGTGCGAGTGGCTAACCGACCTGCACCGCGCGACCCATGCGACGACGGCAACCGCCTGA
- a CDS encoding alpha/beta hydrolase, which translates to MVDGYPPVCREDVYIVETVDGDRVSVELDGPENGRLVIMLDEARRQLSTFEVVRSRLHVAMFRTLTIRAHRGLSPKSVVDILGQLRVGSGLLVGDRTAGQLAWDLAASQRGRFTGLVVLDCGHPGVPDVNGLIRDKDCGAVEVDTTALVSSKADDSVARSSRRHVNGEFRLVDFAGPRGSRHFTAQLVAEIVVRALSQ; encoded by the coding sequence ATGGTCGATGGGTACCCGCCCGTGTGCCGCGAGGACGTCTACATCGTTGAGACCGTCGACGGAGACCGGGTGTCGGTGGAACTGGATGGCCCGGAAAACGGTCGCCTCGTCATTATGTTGGACGAGGCGCGACGTCAGCTGAGCACTTTTGAGGTTGTTCGCAGCCGACTGCATGTCGCCATGTTCCGGACGCTGACTATCCGGGCGCATCGCGGTCTGAGCCCAAAGTCGGTGGTCGACATCTTGGGCCAGTTGAGAGTAGGCAGCGGGCTGCTCGTCGGTGACCGGACCGCAGGCCAGTTGGCCTGGGACCTTGCCGCGAGCCAACGCGGCAGGTTCACGGGCTTAGTTGTACTGGATTGCGGTCATCCCGGCGTGCCCGATGTCAACGGCTTGATCCGCGACAAGGATTGTGGGGCAGTGGAAGTCGATACGACTGCCCTAGTGAGTTCAAAGGCTGACGATTCCGTCGCCCGGTCAAGCCGGCGACACGTAAATGGCGAGTTTCGCTTGGTCGACTTCGCAGGCCCGCGCGGCTCGCGCCACTTCACCGCACAGCTAGTTGCTGAAATCGTCGTTCGCGCGCTCTCTCAATAG
- a CDS encoding class I fructose-bisphosphate aldolase — MTICRQTAARMMELGKGILAADESIATMSKRLEEAGVEPTAENRRLYRELLATAPGLAESVSGIIFCDETLRQTFSDGRPFAQAVRDLGILPGIKVDTGAKPCAGLPGETVTEGLDGLPARLAEYAKMGAAFAKWRAVFTITTDTPSRGAMRVNASALARYAAACQEAGIVPIVEPEVLMDGKHNRGVCREVTSAVHTAVRTELALLNVDLAGIVLKPNMVLEGESYARQSIPAEVADFTVGVLRQWPGDLAGVAFLSGGQPPERATANLEAMQDHRTPWPLTFSFGRALVTPALSAWRGEPSRVAEGQAALIERVAANGAAARRRAELESV, encoded by the coding sequence ATGACGATTTGTCGACAGACCGCTGCACGCATGATGGAGCTCGGCAAAGGCATTCTGGCCGCCGATGAAAGCATCGCCACCATGTCGAAACGCCTTGAGGAGGCCGGCGTCGAGCCGACGGCCGAAAACCGGCGCCTATACCGCGAGCTCCTCGCCACTGCGCCGGGCCTCGCCGAGAGCGTGTCGGGCATCATCTTCTGCGACGAGACTCTGCGCCAGACCTTCAGCGACGGTAGGCCATTCGCGCAAGCGGTGCGCGACTTGGGCATACTGCCGGGCATCAAGGTGGACACTGGCGCCAAGCCATGCGCCGGTCTGCCCGGCGAGACCGTCACCGAGGGGCTCGACGGGCTACCGGCGCGCCTCGCCGAGTACGCGAAGATGGGTGCGGCGTTCGCCAAGTGGCGGGCGGTGTTCACGATAACCACCGACACCCCCAGCCGCGGCGCAATGCGGGTCAATGCCAGTGCCCTGGCGCGCTACGCTGCCGCCTGCCAGGAAGCCGGAATCGTGCCGATCGTGGAGCCAGAGGTACTCATGGACGGCAAACACAACCGCGGCGTCTGCAGGGAAGTGACTAGTGCTGTGCATACGGCGGTGCGGACCGAACTCGCGCTGCTTAATGTCGATCTGGCTGGCATCGTTCTCAAGCCGAACATGGTTCTCGAAGGTGAGAGCTACGCCCGACAATCCATTCCAGCTGAAGTCGCCGACTTCACTGTCGGCGTACTGCGGCAATGGCCCGGCGATCTCGCCGGTGTCGCCTTCCTGTCCGGAGGCCAGCCGCCTGAGCGAGCAACCGCGAATCTCGAAGCGATGCAGGACCATCGGACACCGTGGCCCCTCACCTTCTCCTTCGGCCGGGCGCTGGTAACGCCTGCTCTTTCTGCGTGGCGCGGCGAGCCGAGCCGGGTTGCTGAGGGGCAGGCTGCGCTGATCGAGCGCGTTGCCGCCAACGGCGCTGCGGCACGCCGACGTGCCGAACTTGAGTCGGTCTGA
- a CDS encoding phosphoribulokinase, which translates to MSRRHPIVSVTGSSGAGTTSVMRTFEQIFRREGVHVAYVEGDSFHRFDRLDMKEAIAEAHARGDHSFSHFGPEANLFEDLEELFRTYGETGSGMFRKYLHDEAEAKPYDLAPGTFTPWEKITDGTDLLFYEGLHGAITTETVDVASHADLRIGVVPVINLEWIQKLHRDKNVRGYSSEAVTDTILRRMPDYVNYICPQFSNTDVNFQRVPVVDTSNPFIARAIPAADESMLIIRFRDPHGIDFPYLLSMLHDSFMSRPNTIVCPGGKMDLAMQLIFTPMILRLVDRRNAELRNSDLISR; encoded by the coding sequence ATGTCACGCAGACACCCCATCGTCTCGGTCACGGGCTCCTCGGGAGCGGGCACCACATCTGTGATGCGCACATTCGAACAAATCTTTCGTCGTGAAGGCGTCCACGTTGCCTATGTGGAGGGTGACAGTTTCCATCGGTTCGATCGGCTCGACATGAAGGAGGCGATCGCCGAGGCCCACGCTCGCGGGGACCATTCGTTCAGCCATTTCGGTCCGGAGGCAAACCTTTTCGAGGATCTCGAAGAGTTGTTTCGGACCTACGGAGAGACAGGCAGCGGCATGTTCCGCAAGTACCTGCACGACGAGGCGGAAGCCAAGCCCTACGATCTGGCGCCCGGCACCTTCACACCGTGGGAGAAGATCACCGACGGCACGGACCTGCTCTTCTACGAGGGCCTGCACGGTGCGATCACCACAGAAACGGTAGATGTCGCCAGTCACGCGGACTTGCGCATCGGCGTGGTACCGGTAATCAATCTCGAATGGATCCAAAAACTGCACCGCGACAAGAACGTTCGTGGCTATTCCTCCGAGGCGGTCACCGATACAATCCTGCGCAGGATGCCCGACTACGTGAATTACATCTGTCCGCAATTCTCCAACACCGATGTCAACTTTCAACGTGTTCCAGTGGTCGATACGTCGAATCCGTTTATAGCTAGGGCGATTCCAGCAGCGGACGAGTCGATGCTGATTATCAGATTCCGTGATCCACACGGAATCGACTTTCCGTATCTGCTGTCGATGCTGCATGATTCGTTCATGTCGCGGCCCAATACGATCGTGTGTCCGGGTGGCAAGATGGATCTCGCGATGCAGCTAATCTTCACGCCCATGATTCTGCGGCTGGTAGACCGGCGAAACGCCGAACTCCGCAACTCCGACCTGATCAGCCGATGA
- a CDS encoding ribulose bisphosphate carboxylase small subunit, producing the protein MRITQGTFSYLPEFTDDEITAQINYALDNNWPLSVEFTDDPHPRNVYWEMWGLPMFDLKDAAGVLLEVNACRSAYPTAYIRLNAYDARLGRQTTAFSFIVQRPVEEPGFRLDRAEGSDRRISYTTFAYATQQPSGHRYG; encoded by the coding sequence ATGCGTATCACCCAAGGCACCTTCTCGTACCTGCCAGAATTCACTGACGACGAGATCACAGCCCAGATCAACTACGCGCTAGACAATAATTGGCCGCTATCGGTCGAATTCACTGATGACCCTCATCCGCGGAATGTGTATTGGGAGATGTGGGGGTTGCCGATGTTCGACCTAAAAGACGCGGCCGGCGTACTTTTGGAAGTCAACGCATGCCGCAGCGCGTATCCGACGGCCTACATCCGTCTTAACGCCTACGACGCGCGCCTGGGGCGACAAACCACTGCCTTCTCCTTTATCGTGCAGCGCCCCGTCGAGGAGCCCGGTTTCCGGCTCGACCGCGCCGAAGGCTCAGACCGCCGTATTAGTTACACGACATTTGCGTACGCCACCCAACAGCCATCGGGCCACCGTTACGGATGA
- a CDS encoding phosphate-starvation-inducible PsiE family protein — MLLHSPIPREWTMSDSTDHPSRRRLNDRLGSLVTHYFETLLNGFALLLLIAAAALVIVGSVQAITESVATKQNALEGGVLVLDRILLVLIIAEIAYTLRTVIESHEIAPEPFLFIGLIATVRRILIVTARFEQPQSNERLDQLMVELGVLGLLVLAIATAILIVRVSSSKVSHSPEVGS; from the coding sequence ATGCTGCTGCACAGCCCCATTCCCCGCGAGTGGACCATGTCTGACTCCACGGACCACCCATCCAGGCGTCGACTCAATGATCGACTCGGCAGCCTGGTTACTCATTATTTCGAGACGCTGCTCAACGGCTTTGCCTTGTTGCTGTTGATCGCAGCGGCGGCGTTGGTAATCGTCGGCAGCGTGCAGGCCATCACCGAATCGGTGGCAACCAAACAGAACGCACTCGAGGGTGGAGTGCTGGTTCTTGACCGTATTCTGTTGGTACTCATCATCGCCGAGATTGCCTACACCTTGCGAACGGTTATCGAAAGCCATGAAATCGCCCCGGAACCGTTTCTGTTCATCGGTCTGATCGCCACCGTGCGCCGGATATTGATCGTAACGGCACGGTTCGAGCAACCCCAATCGAACGAGCGGCTCGACCAATTGATGGTGGAACTCGGGGTGCTTGGACTGCTAGTGCTCGCCATCGCCACAGCCATCTTGATTGTCCGCGTCAGCTCGTCCAAAGTCTCACATAGCCCGGAGGTAGGCAGCTAG
- the gap gene encoding type I glyceraldehyde-3-phosphate dehydrogenase, with protein MTVRVGINGFGRIGRNFYRALLVQQEKGGADIEVVAVNDITDNSTLAHLLKFDSILGRLPHDVSLEGEDTIVVGPAKIKALAVREGPAALPWGDLGVDVVVESTGIFTARAKAQGHLDAGAKKVIISAPASDEDITIVLGVNDDKYDGSQNIISNASCTTNCLGPIAKVLNDEFGIVKGLMTTIHAYTQDQNLQDGPHKDLRRARAAGLNIVPTSTGAAKAIGLVLPELKGKLDGYALRVPIPTGSVTDLTAELKKSGTADEINAAMKAAAEGPMKGILKYYDAPIVSSDIVTDPHSSIFDSGLTKVIDNQAKVVSWYDNEWGYSNRLVDLVSLVGKSL; from the coding sequence GTGACTGTCCGAGTAGGCATCAACGGCTTCGGTCGGATCGGACGCAATTTCTACCGTGCGTTGTTGGTCCAGCAGGAGAAGGGCGGCGCTGACATCGAAGTGGTGGCGGTCAACGACATCACCGACAACAGCACCCTGGCGCACCTGCTGAAATTCGACTCCATCCTGGGCCGGCTGCCGCACGACGTCAGCCTCGAAGGCGAGGACACCATCGTGGTGGGCCCGGCCAAGATCAAGGCGCTGGCGGTCCGCGAGGGCCCGGCCGCACTGCCGTGGGGTGACCTGGGCGTCGACGTCGTCGTCGAATCCACCGGCATCTTCACCGCCCGCGCCAAGGCGCAGGGCCACCTGGATGCCGGCGCCAAGAAGGTGATCATCTCGGCGCCCGCTAGCGACGAGGACATCACCATCGTGCTGGGCGTCAACGACGACAAGTACGACGGCAGCCAGAACATCATCTCCAACGCGTCGTGCACCACGAACTGCCTCGGGCCGATCGCGAAGGTCCTCAACGACGAGTTCGGCATCGTCAAGGGCCTGATGACGACCATCCACGCCTATACGCAGGATCAGAACCTGCAGGACGGGCCGCACAAGGACTTGCGCCGCGCCCGCGCCGCCGGGCTGAACATCGTGCCGACCTCCACCGGGGCGGCCAAGGCCATCGGTCTGGTGCTGCCCGAGCTGAAGGGCAAGCTCGACGGGTATGCGCTGCGGGTGCCGATTCCCACCGGTTCGGTCACCGACCTGACCGCGGAGCTGAAGAAATCCGGCACGGCCGACGAGATCAACGCCGCGATGAAGGCCGCGGCCGAGGGGCCGATGAAGGGCATCCTGAAGTACTACGACGCGCCGATCGTGTCGAGTGACATCGTCACCGACCCGCACAGCTCGATCTTCGACTCCGGTTTGACCAAGGTGATCGACAATCAGGCCAAGGTGGTCTCGTGGTACGACAACGAGTGGGGTTACTCCAACCGGCTCGTTGACCTGGTCTCGCTGGTCGGCAAGTCGCTGTAG
- a CDS encoding form I ribulose bisphosphate carboxylase large subunit, with translation MTDRWNAGVIPYAEMGYWQPDYVPKDSDVLCAFRITPQPGVPPEEAGAAVAGESSTATWTVVWTDRLTTFEHYQAKCYRVDAVPNTPGQWIAWIAYDLDLFEEGSIANLTSSIIGNVFGFKPLKALRLEDMRIPTQYVKTFQGPAHGVVMEREHLNKFGRPLLGATTKPKLGLSARNYGRVVYEALRGGLDFTKDDENINSQPFMRWRDRFLFCMEAVNRAQAATGEIKGHYLNVTAGTMEQMYERADFAKELGSVIVMIDLTIGYTAIQSMANWARANGVLLHLHRAGHGTYTRQKNHGVSFRVISKWMRLAGVDHIHAGTVVGKLEGDPHAIAGFYDTLRLDQIGADPVKGLYFDQNWASMPGVMPVASGGIHAGQMHQLLHYLGEDVILQFGGGTIGHPMGIAAGAEANRVALEAMIKARNEGRDFYKEGPEILKKAASSNRALDTALATWGDISFNYESTDTPDVVATPTHS, from the coding sequence ATGACAGATCGATGGAACGCTGGAGTTATCCCCTACGCCGAAATGGGTTACTGGCAGCCAGATTACGTCCCGAAGGACTCAGATGTTCTGTGCGCCTTCAGGATCACACCGCAACCGGGCGTCCCGCCCGAGGAAGCAGGAGCTGCGGTTGCCGGAGAATCCAGCACCGCCACATGGACCGTCGTCTGGACGGACCGGCTCACCACGTTCGAGCACTATCAAGCCAAGTGTTATCGCGTGGACGCGGTGCCCAATACGCCCGGGCAGTGGATCGCCTGGATCGCCTATGACCTGGACCTGTTCGAGGAAGGCTCGATCGCTAATCTCACCAGCTCCATTATCGGTAACGTCTTCGGCTTCAAACCGCTCAAAGCGCTTCGCCTGGAAGACATGCGCATCCCGACTCAGTACGTCAAGACTTTCCAAGGCCCTGCACACGGGGTGGTGATGGAACGCGAGCATCTGAACAAATTCGGGCGGCCCCTTTTGGGCGCGACCACCAAGCCCAAGCTTGGCCTTTCGGCACGCAATTATGGCCGCGTCGTCTATGAGGCTTTACGGGGCGGGCTCGATTTCACCAAGGACGACGAGAACATCAACTCCCAGCCGTTCATGCGCTGGCGCGATCGGTTCCTGTTCTGCATGGAGGCAGTCAATCGTGCGCAGGCGGCCACAGGTGAAATCAAGGGTCATTACCTCAACGTCACCGCCGGAACAATGGAGCAGATGTACGAGCGGGCCGATTTTGCCAAGGAACTCGGCTCGGTGATCGTGATGATCGATCTGACGATCGGATACACCGCAATCCAGTCGATGGCGAATTGGGCCCGCGCCAACGGTGTGTTACTGCACCTACACCGTGCCGGGCATGGCACCTACACTCGCCAGAAGAATCATGGCGTCAGCTTCCGGGTGATTTCCAAGTGGATGCGCCTCGCCGGTGTCGATCACATTCACGCTGGAACGGTCGTGGGTAAGTTGGAGGGGGACCCGCACGCGATCGCCGGCTTCTACGACACTCTGCGTCTGGATCAAATCGGAGCCGATCCGGTCAAAGGCCTTTACTTCGACCAGAATTGGGCCTCGATGCCCGGTGTCATGCCGGTCGCGTCGGGCGGCATCCACGCCGGCCAGATGCACCAGTTGCTCCACTACCTCGGCGAAGACGTCATCCTGCAGTTCGGCGGCGGCACCATCGGTCATCCCATGGGCATCGCCGCGGGCGCAGAAGCCAACCGGGTCGCTTTGGAGGCGATGATCAAAGCGCGCAACGAGGGTCGCGACTTCTACAAAGAGGGGCCCGAGATCTTGAAGAAAGCTGCATCCAGCAACCGAGCGCTCGATACTGCCCTGGCGACCTGGGGCGACATCTCGTTCAACTACGAATCGACCGACACCCCCGACGTCGTCGCGACGCCCACTCATTCCTGA